The sequence CGACCAGGCGTAATAGGCTGCCAGCTGGGCGTCCAGGTCGCCACGGTACAGACGCCAGCCCAGTTCGGCCTGATTGGTCTTGATCGCCTTGAGCGGCTGGTCGGCCACACTGACCCCGGCGATCAGCTCGCGGTGGCTGCCGTTGTAGGCATACTGCCCCTGACCGTAGTACTTGCCTGGGTCGGGGACTTCGTAACCTTGCGACAGGTTGCCCCAGAGCTGCTGGCCCTGATCGATGCTGAAAACCGCTCCAAGGTTGACCAGGGTGGTGTTGTAGCGGTTCTTGCCTCCAGGTACCGGGTCGGCACCTGAAGCCAGGCCGAGTGCGACCCGGACCTGTTCTGCGGCGGCAATGAAGTCATCGACCTTGACCCGGTAGCGCTGCTGACGAATGCCTGCGGTGGCCAGCCAGCGCTGGCTGAGTTGCCATTCGGCCTGGGCGAAGGCGGCCAGACTGTCCACCTCATAGCCTGGATAGCGACCGACCTTGTCGAATTTGGCAAGGTCGAGACCGCCGCTGGCCTGTGCCCTGGAGAAGTCGAACAGGGTCTGGTCGGCTTCGAAACTTTCGTGCTCCAGATCCAGTCCGTAATTGAAGCGCCAGGCTCCCTGCTGACGGCTGAAGACCGCCTTGAGTCCGCTCAGCTCGGTATCCTGCTCGGAGGCGGCGAAATAACCGGAGGCTACGTAGGGAAAGGGGTGAAAGTTGAGCTTTTCCCGGCGATGGTAGGCCTGGAGGTTGACGTTGTGCCCCAGCAGTTCGCTGAGCCGGTAATCGGCGCTTAGTTGCAGGCGCTCGGTGCGCGGTTCCAGATCCGAGGACAGGCCGCTGCGAATCTCCACCTGTTCCGGGTAGGGTGGGTACAGCGCCGCCAGGTTGGGGCCGAAATACAAGCCCTTGTTGCCCTCATAACCGGAGTCGTAGACCTGGGCGTTCAGGCTCAGGCTCTGCCTGTCGGTCAGCGCCAGATCGAGGTTGCCCAGCAAGTCGATGCTGCGGTTGTACTGCATGTCGGTCTGGGCGATGTCAAAGATCACCTGATCGCCGTTGGCATCCCAGGCGCCGCCATTGTCCTGGCCGGCCAGTGCCAGGCGTCCGACCCAGTGCTGGTTGCCGCCGCTGATCGCGGCGCCGGCCCGCAGGTCACGGTCGTCGCTGGCTTCAAAGCCGCTGCGTACTCCGGCCTCAAGCTCATAGCGGGGACCGCCAATCTGACCACGCTTGGTGACGATGTTGATGACTCCGCCTGTAGCCCCGCCGCCGTAAACTGCACTGGCGCCGGACAGCACTTCAATGCGTTCTATGTTGAACGGGTCGATGCTGTCGAACTGACGGCTGACATTACGTGAGCTGTTCAGCGAGACTCCGTCGATCATCACCAGGACTCCGCGACCGCGCATGTTCTGACCGTAGTTAGTGCGTCCCTGGGAAGCAATGTCGAGGCTGGGGACCAGATGAGCGAGTGCCTCCTTGAGGGGTACGCCAGCACTGAACTGGGCCCTGAGCTGTTCGGCATCAATGATCCAGGCATTGCCGGGAATATCGCTGATGCGAGTGGCAACCCGTGAGCCGACCACGACTTCGCTATCCAGTCGGGTGCTGCTGGCGTGGGCGAAAGGCAGAGGCAAAAGGCTGGTGATGGTAGCGCCAAACAGAGTCCAGCGTAGGGCGGGGGACAACATCTCGGGCAAGGCTCCATGTGCATGAATTGAGGGTGTTATTTATATCAAATGATAATCATTATCTGAAATATTTTGTTTATCTTTTGATTTTGTTGAGATTGGCTTTGCGGCTCTGAAAAGACCGTGCCAGACGGCAGAACTGGCAGAACTGGGCTATCTTGAAGTCACCTTGAAATCACCTTGAAACCGCTGCCGTATCTGCCCTTTTCCAGAGGCCCGCATGAACTCATTGGGACGACGTATTTCGCTGCAAGGGTTGCTGGCCAGCTCAATCGTGCTCTGCCTGTTGGTCATGCTGGTGGTGGTGGTGGTACAGGGGTATCGCGGTGCGGAGGCGGCAATGCTGGCGGCGGCCAATGACTCGGCTCGGCAGTTGGGCAGCACCCTTAACGAACGGGCCGGGCGGCTGATCAATCCGGCTGAAAGTGCTATTCGCCTGCTGGCCCATGATCCTATTGCCGCTGCCACCGATCTTGAAACACGGCTGCAGCGCATCCCCGTGCTGGTTGAAACCCTGAATGCCAATGCGACGCTAAGTGCGGTGTATATCGGTTATGCCAATGGTGAGTTTGTTCTGGTTCGGCGCCTGGAAAACCCCGAGTTCAAGGCCCGCATCGAAGCGCCAGAGATGAGCGACTATCTGGTACAGACCATCAGTCTCGATGAGCAGGGGCTGACGCAGGGCAACTGGCTGTTCTACGACCTGGCGTTTCGTTTGCATGATCGTCGGGAAATGCCGGATTACCGGTTCGATCCTCGTACCCGGCCCTGGTACAAGCAGGCGGAGGCGTCCGGCAGTCTGGTGCTGACGCGACCATATGTGTTCTTCACCACCGGCGAGGTTGGCCTGACCATGGCCATGTATAGCCTGACCGGGGATGCGGTGATCGGTATGGATGCTTCGGTCAGCGATCTGGCTGGTGAGGTCGAGGATATGCGCCTGACACCAGGGACTGAAATGGCTGTGGTCGGGCATGATCTGGAGGTGATCGCCTATCCTGAGCTGGAGCGGGTTATTCGCAGCGATACGCAGGGGCCGCGTTTGGCCAGTCTGAGTGAATTGAACATTCCGGCGCTGAACCGGCTGGCGACCTTTGACCGCGCCATGACCAGCCCTCAGGCGTTTGAGGTGAATGGTGCGGCCTGGTACGGATTAAGCTTGCCGCTGGCCAGTTTCAATCAGGCTGATGCCCGGATTCTGATTGCCATTCCGGCCTGGGAGCTGCTCAGCGGTGCTCGGCGGATCCTGATCAATCAGGCGCTCTGGGCGCTGGCGCTCATGGGGGTATTGATTCTGGCCGGTTGGGCGCTGGGCCACCGTCTTGGGCAGCCGCTGAAGACTCTGGCCGATCAGGTCAAGGCACTGGCGGATTTCGATTTCAGTCGCCCGCCTGGAGTGCGCTCGCAGATTCGTGAGGTAGACAATCTCAGCCAGGTGATCGGCAACATGGCCAAGGCCATCGACAACTTCCAGGCCATCAGTCTGAATCTGAGCAGCGAGCCCCGGCTGGATCGGATGCTGGATACCCTGCTGGTCAATCTGGTCGACATTGCCGGAGCCGAGGCCGGGGCGGTGTATCTGGGCAGTGAGGATGAAACCCGGTTGCAGCGTGCGGCCGCCTTCAAGGGTGAGCACTACCCGGACAGCTTCGAGCTGGATGCCGCGCTGCGTCAACAGCCGGCGCTGGAGCTGGCCCGGCGCCTGGACCGTGAGCAGTATGACCTGACCCTGGTACTGCATGATCGCAAGGGCGAGCTGCTGGGGGTGGTGGCGCTGCAGATGCCCGGCGCCACAGCCCCCCAGCATAGCCTGCGCCGGTTCATGCAGGAATTGTCCGGGGTGCTGGCCGTGGCGATCGAGACAAGGCAGTTGTTCGAAGGTCAGCAACGCCTGCTGGAGGCGATCATCAAGCTGCTGGCCGATGCCATCGATGCCAAGTCGCCCTACACCGGTGGCCATTGCGAGCGGGTGCCGCAATTGGCCCAGATGCTGGTGGACAAGGCAGTGGCAATGGAGCAGGGGCCGTTTGCCGCTTTCAGCCTGGATGATGAGCAGCGCTATGCCTTCCGGATCGCAGCCTGGCTGCATGATTGCGGCAAGATCACCAGTCCGGAATATGTGGTCGACAAGGCGACCAAGCTGGAGACCCTGTATAACCGCATTCACGAGGTTCGTACCCGGTTCGAGGTGTTGTGGCGCGATGCCGAGCTGGATTACTGGAAAGCGCTGGCCAGTGGTGAATCGCAAGAGCAGTTGGCTGAGCAATTGGCGGCGCGGCAGCGGCAATTGCAGAAGGACTTTGCCTTGCTGGCCGAGGCCAATATCGGCGGCGAGTTCATGTCCGATCAGGTCCTGGAAGAGCTGCAGCGAATTGCCGGGCAAACCTGGTTGCGGCATTTTGATAACCGGATTGGCCTGTCTTTTGAGGAGCGTGAGCGGCTGGCCAGGGTGCCGCAGCAGTCATTGCCTGTCGTTGAACCTCTTCTGGCTGACCGGCCGGAGCACCTGGTTCATTGGGGCGAGCGCAAACCACCGGTACAGCGCGATGATCCGCGTAATCGCTGGGGGTTTGACATGCGTTTGCCCGAACATGCCTACAACCTTGGGGAACTGCACAATCTGAGCATTCGACGTGGCACGCTGACCGATGAAGAGCGCTTCAAGATCAATGAGCATATCGTTCAGACCCTGATCATGCTCAGCACCCTGCCATTTCCCAAAGCGCTGCGTGAAGTGCCTGACATCGCCGCTAACCACCACGAAAAACTCGACGGCCAAGGCTACCCGCGGCGGTTGGATGCCAGTCGCCTGGATGTTCCGGCGCGGATTATGGCAATTGCCGATATTTTCGAGGCGCTCACTGCCGCAGACCGGCCCTACAAACCGGCCAAGACCCTGTCGGAGTCGTTGGCGATCATGACCCGCATGGCCGCTGAACGGCATATCGATGCCGAGCTTTATGCGTTGTTTCTGCGCTCCGGGGTGTACCGCGAGTATGCCGAAGGTTTTCTGCAGCCTGGGCAGATCGATGCAGTGGATGTCGAGGCCATGCTGGCGCCTTTGCGTGAACAGGGCGTACTCGACTAAAGCCAGCCCAGCTCCATGGCCAGTACCAGCAAGCTGACCAGCAGGGCGGTCATGCTCATTATCAGCGCCAAGCCGGAGTTGCCGCGCGTAGGGCCACTGGCGCTGAAGCCTTGCATGGGAAGCACTCCGCCCAATTGCAGACCGCGGGCTGGTGCTGAGGCGTTGCGTTCATGGCCGTTATCGGTTGGATCGGGCAGGCCCTGGAGCAGTTGCAGGGCCCGCTCGGTCAGATGGTGGTCAAAACGGTAAGGGTCAAAACGCTCGAACCCGTGCTCCTGCAGCAGGCGCTGCATATGCTGGTCTGCGGGCGCGTACTTCATGCTCCAATCAGGAAAGGCTAAGCGTGCGATCGGTTCGCTAACCAGCAGTTTGAGCTCGGTGTGGCGCCGGTCCTTGAGCAGTGTCCGATACAGCGCGTGGACCTTGTCCCGTTCGCCTTCCAGGCACTGGATAAAGCAGCCGTCGGCGTAATACAGCAGGCCAACGATTCCCTGGCGGGCATTGTTGAGGCGCGCACTGATCAGAATTCTGGCTACCGTGGGATCGATTCCGTCGATGTTGGGCGCGGGGCTGAAGGTCGCGCGACTGATGTAGACGATACGCACCAGTTCGGTCATGAAAAGCCTTGTACAGCGGGTGGTGTTACATGACAGCAGCATAGGCTTTTATGACCGGATTATGGCAATCTTTGTATTTCAAGAAGCGTCAGTCATAGTCTCCGGGAACATCTGTCCATGCTTAATCTTCAACCCGTCAGTGAATCCGCCACCTTGTTGCGACGTATCGGAGTAGTCTTGGGTTCGGTACTGGTCACTGCGGGTTATTGCGTCGATGTGTTGGCTCGGGCGGCGGTAGGGCGGTTGGACCGCGCCCGGGTTGATCGCTACACCCGCAGTTGGGCCGGCTGGATGTTGCGTCTGGTACGCATGCGTTTGAGCGTGGTCGGGCAAAGTCCTGACTTCAATGATGGCCGTCGTTATCTGGTGCTGTGCAGTCATGCCAGTCACTATGACATTCCTGCCAGCTTTGCCGCATTGCCCGGTTCGATCCGGATGCTGGCCAAATCCGAGTTGTACCGTATTCCTCTGTTGGGGGCGACCATGCGGGCGGCAGAGTTTCCGTCGATCAACCGCCACCGTCATGACCGGGCTCTGGCCGATCTGGCCAAGGCCCGGGCTATGATGGAGTCGGGGATTGTGCTCTGGGCTGCACCGGAGGGCACTCGCTCGCGTAGCGGCGAGTTGCTGCCGTTCAAGAAGGGCTGCTTCCATCTGGCTCTGGATACCGAGGCGGTTATCATCCCGGTGGCGATCCGGGGGATTCACCAGGTGTTGCCGGCCAAGACCTGGCGCTTCAACCTGGGGTTGCCAGTATCGGTGCATATTGGCGAGCCGATCGACACGACCAACTACAGTCGTGCCGACATCGAACAACTGATGGCGCAGACCCGTCAGCGGATCGAGGCGCTGCTGGGGCCACAGGTCGAGCCCGTTGGGCAGCGCCAGGCTCAGCCGCAGCCTGCCCAGCTCTGACTGCGGCAACAGATCCTAACGGCAGTTCCCGGCGCGTCGGTAGCCTTGAGCCAGAGCTTCGGCTTCGCTGGCAAAATGCACCTGGTTCTGCGGGCTGACCTGCTGATAACCCGGACAGCCCTGGGGCAAATGGTAGACCTGACTGCGGCGGTTGCCGATCACGGGGCCATTGTTGGCCAATGAGCTGTTCTGGGAAACGGCTTGGTGGGCCTGTAGCCCTTCGGCCAGGTTGCGGTGACCTTTGAGCCATTGGCGTTGGCCGTCGACGAAGGGGTTGGCATGCCCCATCAGCCGACTAATCCGCTGGTTGCGCTCCAGCTCCCAGCTGCTGGGGGTGTGGCGATTATCCCAGGCCATCAATAGCCTCTCCTGCTGGTCTGATAGGCGCAGGTTGTAGCGGTCGTGCATATAGAAATAGGTCCGGGCGATCATGCCCTTGACCTCGTCTCGCGGTTCGGCTGCGCGTTGGCTGAACTCAACCTTGAACGGGCAGGCTCCATGCCGGTACGGCGTATCGGGGAGCATGGCAAACCGATAGTTGCTACGATCGGCATTGACCTCGCCAATAGCCGGAGTCAGGTTGTGCAGGTCTGCTTCCATAATGTTGAACAGCGGGTCGTTGCGGCTGCAATTGCTGCGTCCGCCCTGCTGCCAGCACTGGCGCTGCTGACCGAACAGTGAGGCCGGGACTATGTGTTCCCACTCGATCCGCTGGGCGCGCTGGTCCTGGGCGCGAACCTGATAGCCGCAACTATCCAGGTCGACCCGGCCGCCGGAGCGTCCGGTCCACTGCCAACGACAACCGCAGTAGAAAGTGCCTTGAGTGGTGCGATCATGGTAGACCTGCTGGCGGGCCATGACCTTGGCCGCTTCGAAGGAGTTGGGTGCGGCCTGGATGCTGGTGACGGCAAACGCCAGGCAGGCGGCCAGGGTAATACTGCATGATCTGAACATTGAACGACTTGATGCAATGTGGATTCATTACCCTCGCGTGTCTACCCGAGGTGTTACGGACGCGGAGTGTACCTGAGTGACGGAGGCTTGTAGAGCAGTGCTTGTCGGCCTTAATTCATCATGTGAATGCGGCCCATCAGCGCCAATCGTTTCAAAACGTCGCGACTTTTGCGTAATGTATCGGTCCTCACGAACGGACCGGCCAGTCATGCCGGGTCCCGCTTTTTTCACTGGCAGGAGGTAGACTGCGATGGCTTCTTTCGAAAGCATCAGGAAAGTTGGCGTAATCGGCGCTGGTACCATGGGTCGCGGTATCGTCATGAACTTCATCAACGTGGGTTATCCAGTGGTCTGGCTGGATGTGAATGCTGAGATGCTGGAGAAGGGCGTTGAGGAAATTCGCAATGTCTACAAGCGTTCGGTTGCACAACAGCGTTTCGATGAGGCCGAGGCTGAAGCTCGCGTAGCGCGCTTGAGCACTACCCAGAACTACGCCGATCTGGCGGACATGGATCTGGTAATCGAGGCTGTGTACGAGAACATGGACCTCAAGAAGAAGATCTTTGCTGAGCTGGATGCGGCAGTAAAACCTGAAGCCATTCTGGCTTCAAATACCTCTTACCTTGATATCGACGAGATCGCATCGGCCACCAAGCGCCCTGCTCAGGTCCTGGGTCTGCACTTCTTTAGCCCGGCGCATATCATGAAGCTGCTGGAAGTGGTGCGCGGCAAGGCGACCGATCCGAGTGTGCTGGAGGCCTGTCTGGCAGTGGGCCAGAAGATCAAGAAAGAAGCGGTGCTGGCCGGCAACTGCCATGGCTTCATCGGCAACCGGATGCTGGAGAAGTATTCGCGCCAGTCCCGCGAAGTGGTCCTTGAGGGCGCTACGCCCTGGCAGGTTGACCAGGCTCTGCAGGGCTTCGGCATGGCCATGGGGCCGTACCGTATGTATGACGTGGTGGGTGTTGATCTGGGCTGGCGTTCGCGGCAGCTGGCAGGTATCGGCCGTGGTGAGCCGATTGTCTGGCTGGACAACAAACTCTGCGAAATGGGCCGTTTCGGCCAGAAGAGTGGCCACGGTTTCTATCAGTACGAGCCGGGCAGCCGCCAGGCAATCCATGACCCTGAAACCGATCTGATGGCCCGTGAAGTGGCCGAGGAAGCCGGTTATACCCCGCGTGAAGTGGGCGATGAGGAAATTGTGCGCCGCTGTATTCTGGCTCTGGTCAACGAAGGTGCGCGTATTCTTGATGAGGGGTTTGCCGAGAGCGCCGAGGATATCGATCGGGTCTACCTGTTCGGTTACGGCTTCCCGGCTGAGCGTGGCGGCCCGATGGCCTATGCCGATAGCCTGGGGCTGGATGTGGTGCTCAAGGAAATTCGTGAGCTGGAAGCTGCCCAGGGTGAGTTCTGGAAGCCGGCTGCCGGGTTGGTCAAGCTGGCTGAACAGGGCGGAAAGTTCCGCAAGGCCTGAGATATTTCGCGGCCAGTGGCCGCGAACCGGTCATGGATCAATTGGCGCTGCCAACCACTGGCTCGCCATTGATCCGGGCTTCTTCCAGCATGATCTGGTAATGCTGTCCATCGGTTTCAGTCTGGCTCAGGCGCACCAGCAGATACTGGTAGTCTTTGGCGAACCACAGGGTGGTCTGACGCTTGGCGTCAGGTTCACGTACCCGCTCGACCTCGACCGTGTTGAACCGACCGGCCTGGGTTGAAACCTGTTTCTCTCCGACTACCCGGAAATGGTAGTCATCAATATCGTCACCCTCAACCACCCGGTAGTGCATCTCCTGCTTGCCGGCCATCAGGTCGCGTTGCAGCGCCAGTTGGTAGGTGGTTTTGTCCAGCAGACCAGGCTCGGCCTGCAGGGTAAAATCCTTGTCCTTGTGTCGGCCCCGGATCTGCCCCTGGCTCCAGTCGAACTCCTGGGTGGTGACCCGGCTGCGCCCCAGGCCGCGCCGTTCGTAGCGATAGCTCAAGGGGAGCAGTTGGTCGCCTTCCAGGCGCAGGGTACTTTGTTCGGTCAGGCGAGCAACGAACATCCCGGCATTGAAGGTCAGGGTCCAACTGCCGTCGGCGTTGGCGCTGAGGCTGTGGCTGGCCTCGCCATTGACCGGGATCTTCTTCATGTCGGCCGCATAGCTGGCACTGAACGGCAGCAGCGGTTGGGCCAGAGCCAGGCTGCTGGTGAGCAGCAAGGCCAGACCCAGCGAGCTTTTTAGTAAGTTGCGACAGTGAGCATCATGCATTGTCGGATTCCCTTTGACTGAATTCGAAGTCTTCTAGTCTGAGTCCGGCGGCGGCAATCGGTTCCCCATCCAGGCAGGCGCGACCGTCGATCAGGCGCAGTCGGCCTTCGATGAACCAGCGCATGGCCAATGGGTAGAGACGGTGTTCGAGCCGGTGTACTCGCTCGGCCAGGGATTCGGGCGTATCGCCCGTCTCGACCGGAATGCGGCCCTGAACCACCAAAGGGCCGCCGTCGAGTTCTTCGGTGACGAAGTGAATGGTGGCGCCATGCTCATCATCACCGGCCTCCAGCGCGCGCTGGTGGGTATGCAGCCCCTTGTACTTGGGCAGCAGTGACGGGTGGATGTTGAGCAGCCGACCGGCGTAGTGATTGACAAAATCAGGCGTCAGAATCCGCATGAAGCCGGCCAGCAGTATCAGATCCGGGTTCAGTGCATCAATCTGCCGGATCAAGGCCTGGTCGAAACTGTCACGATCCGGGTAGTCCCGATGGCTCAGGCTGAGTGCGGCGATACCGGCCGTGCGTGCGCGTTCCAGGCCGTAGGCCTCGGCCCGGTTGGACACCACGCCGACGATGGCTCCGTCGGCGGGGTTGGTGCGCAGGTCGTCGATCAGCGCCTGCAGGTTGCTGCCTGATCCGGAGATCAGGACGACGATACGACAGCCCACGGATCAGTGGCCGTTACGCAGAACCACGGGCTCACCGCCGTCGGCGGCCTCGATGTGACCAATCAGCCAGGGCTGTTCGCCAGCCTGCTCCAGAACCTTGAGGGCAGTGCTGAGCTGGTCTTGGCCGACGCAGATGACCATGCCGACCCCACAGTTGAGCACGCGGTGCATTTCGGTTTCGTCGACGTTGCCTTGCTGCTGCAGCCAGTTGAATACCTCTGGACGCTGCCAGCTGGCCAGATCGATGACTGCACGGGCATCGGCAGGCAGAACGCGGGGAATATTCTCCAGCAGGCCGCCACCAGTGATATGGGCCATGGCCTTGACCGCGCCGGTTTCACGAATCAACTGGAGCAGAGCCTTGACGTAGATGCGGGTCGGGGCCAGCAGCAGATCGCGCAGAGGCTGACCGTCCAGCTCAACCTGGGCGATGTCGGTGCCGGATACTTCGATGATCTTGCGAATCAGCGAGTAACCGTTGGAGTGTGGGCCGGATGAGGGCAGGGCGATCAGTGCATCGCCAGTCTGCACCCTGCTGCCGTCGATGATCTCGGCCTTTTCCACCACACCGACGCAGAAGCCGGCCAGGTCGTAGTCCTCACCCTCGTACATGCCGGGCATTTCAGCCGTTTCGCCACCGACCAGCGCGCAGCCAGCCAGCTCGCAGCCTGCACCGATACCAGTGACCACCTGGGCGGCGATGTCGACATTGAGCTTGCCAGTGGCATAGTAATCGAGGAAGAACAGCGGCTCGGCACCACAGACCACCAGGTCGTTGACACACATGGCCACCAGATCGATGCCGATGCTATCGTGCTTGCCCAGGTCCATTGCCAGGCGCAGTTTGGTGCCCACGCCGTCGGTGCCGGAAACCAGTACCGGATGCTTGTAACCGGCAGGAATCTCGCACAGCGCACCAAAGCCGCCCAGGCCGCCCATGACTTCCGGGCGGGCGGTGCGTTTGGCGACGTGCTTGATGCGGTCAACCAGAGCGTTACCGGCGTCGATGTCGACTCCGGCGTCCTTGTAGCTGATGGAGGGCTTGGAGGGCGATTGGTTGCTCATGGGGAGTTCTCTGTACTCGAAAGGAATGCGGTGGACCGCCGGCTACTATAAATAGCGCGATAGTGTACCAATTCGCAGCCCGCAGAACCATTCCAGCATGCCGAGGGCGTTTCGATAATGCGGCTTTGGTTGCCGCAGCTCCGGCGCTTGTTTAATGTATGCCATTTGGCGCGGCCTTTTGGTCGCGTACGCGTGCGCCCTTGAGCCGGCCTGAGCCGCGCTGGCGTCTGACGAACAGCTTTCTCCCGGAATGGAATGCCCATGCCTGTAATGCGTACCGCCCTGATGATCCTTGCTTTACTGGTGCCGGTTGGTGTGTCGGCAGCTGTGCTGGACGACCTGTACAAGGTTGAAGTCTCCGGGGAGGAGGGGCAGTCCCGTGAGGACCAGATTCGACTGGCGGCGGCCATCGTACTGGAACGGTTGGCTGGCCCTGATCTGAACCTGTCCAGAGCTCCCTTTGCCGAAGCGCTGGCAGAGCCCAGAAACCTCGTTCGCCGGACTGCTGCCGGTGCTGATGGGGTGGTTGATATCGAATTTG is a genomic window of Halopseudomonas phragmitis containing:
- the purN gene encoding phosphoribosylglycinamide formyltransferase; translated protein: MGCRIVVLISGSGSNLQALIDDLRTNPADGAIVGVVSNRAEAYGLERARTAGIAALSLSHRDYPDRDSFDQALIRQIDALNPDLILLAGFMRILTPDFVNHYAGRLLNIHPSLLPKYKGLHTHQRALEAGDDEHGATIHFVTEELDGGPLVVQGRIPVETGDTPESLAERVHRLEHRLYPLAMRWFIEGRLRLIDGRACLDGEPIAAAGLRLEDFEFSQRESDNA
- a CDS encoding HD domain-containing phosphohydrolase, with the translated sequence MNSLGRRISLQGLLASSIVLCLLVMLVVVVVQGYRGAEAAMLAAANDSARQLGSTLNERAGRLINPAESAIRLLAHDPIAAATDLETRLQRIPVLVETLNANATLSAVYIGYANGEFVLVRRLENPEFKARIEAPEMSDYLVQTISLDEQGLTQGNWLFYDLAFRLHDRREMPDYRFDPRTRPWYKQAEASGSLVLTRPYVFFTTGEVGLTMAMYSLTGDAVIGMDASVSDLAGEVEDMRLTPGTEMAVVGHDLEVIAYPELERVIRSDTQGPRLASLSELNIPALNRLATFDRAMTSPQAFEVNGAAWYGLSLPLASFNQADARILIAIPAWELLSGARRILINQALWALALMGVLILAGWALGHRLGQPLKTLADQVKALADFDFSRPPGVRSQIREVDNLSQVIGNMAKAIDNFQAISLNLSSEPRLDRMLDTLLVNLVDIAGAEAGAVYLGSEDETRLQRAAAFKGEHYPDSFELDAALRQQPALELARRLDREQYDLTLVLHDRKGELLGVVALQMPGATAPQHSLRRFMQELSGVLAVAIETRQLFEGQQRLLEAIIKLLADAIDAKSPYTGGHCERVPQLAQMLVDKAVAMEQGPFAAFSLDDEQRYAFRIAAWLHDCGKITSPEYVVDKATKLETLYNRIHEVRTRFEVLWRDAELDYWKALASGESQEQLAEQLAARQRQLQKDFALLAEANIGGEFMSDQVLEELQRIAGQTWLRHFDNRIGLSFEERERLARVPQQSLPVVEPLLADRPEHLVHWGERKPPVQRDDPRNRWGFDMRLPEHAYNLGELHNLSIRRGTLTDEERFKINEHIVQTLIMLSTLPFPKALREVPDIAANHHEKLDGQGYPRRLDASRLDVPARIMAIADIFEALTAADRPYKPAKTLSESLAIMTRMAAERHIDAELYALFLRSGVYREYAEGFLQPGQIDAVDVEAMLAPLREQGVLD
- a CDS encoding DUF3108 domain-containing protein, translating into MHDAHCRNLLKSSLGLALLLTSSLALAQPLLPFSASYAADMKKIPVNGEASHSLSANADGSWTLTFNAGMFVARLTEQSTLRLEGDQLLPLSYRYERRGLGRSRVTTQEFDWSQGQIRGRHKDKDFTLQAEPGLLDKTTYQLALQRDLMAGKQEMHYRVVEGDDIDDYHFRVVGEKQVSTQAGRFNTVEVERVREPDAKRQTTLWFAKDYQYLLVRLSQTETDGQHYQIMLEEARINGEPVVGSAN
- a CDS encoding TonB-dependent receptor, translating into MLSPALRWTLFGATITSLLPLPFAHASSTRLDSEVVVGSRVATRISDIPGNAWIIDAEQLRAQFSAGVPLKEALAHLVPSLDIASQGRTNYGQNMRGRGVLVMIDGVSLNSSRNVSRQFDSIDPFNIERIEVLSGASAVYGGGATGGVINIVTKRGQIGGPRYELEAGVRSGFEASDDRDLRAGAAISGGNQHWVGRLALAGQDNGGAWDANGDQVIFDIAQTDMQYNRSIDLLGNLDLALTDRQSLSLNAQVYDSGYEGNKGLYFGPNLAALYPPYPEQVEIRSGLSSDLEPRTERLQLSADYRLSELLGHNVNLQAYHRREKLNFHPFPYVASGYFAASEQDTELSGLKAVFSRQQGAWRFNYGLDLEHESFEADQTLFDFSRAQASGGLDLAKFDKVGRYPGYEVDSLAAFAQAEWQLSQRWLATAGIRQQRYRVKVDDFIAAAEQVRVALGLASGADPVPGGKNRYNTTLVNLGAVFSIDQGQQLWGNLSQGYEVPDPGKYYGQGQYAYNGSHRELIAGVSVADQPLKAIKTNQAELGWRLYRGDLDAQLAAYYAWSDESLSYDRNTLAVQVNDEKKRNYGLEAQLNWRPTTHWQLGTSTHLTRAELRADGDWKKQNVTQASPSKVTAWGGWADDLTNVRLQGIHSLNLKDDDGNRIDGYTTWDLLVERQLPVGQLGFGIQNLLNKDYTSVWGQRAILFYSAYAPASTFDYRGRGRTWSLSYAVSF
- a CDS encoding endonuclease → MFRSCSITLAACLAFAVTSIQAAPNSFEAAKVMARQQVYHDRTTQGTFYCGCRWQWTGRSGGRVDLDSCGYQVRAQDQRAQRIEWEHIVPASLFGQQRQCWQQGGRSNCSRNDPLFNIMEADLHNLTPAIGEVNADRSNYRFAMLPDTPYRHGACPFKVEFSQRAAEPRDEVKGMIARTYFYMHDRYNLRLSDQQERLLMAWDNRHTPSSWELERNQRISRLMGHANPFVDGQRQWLKGHRNLAEGLQAHQAVSQNSSLANNGPVIGNRRSQVYHLPQGCPGYQQVSPQNQVHFASEAEALAQGYRRAGNCR
- a CDS encoding BLUF domain-containing protein encodes the protein MTELVRIVYISRATFSPAPNIDGIDPTVARILISARLNNARQGIVGLLYYADGCFIQCLEGERDKVHALYRTLLKDRRHTELKLLVSEPIARLAFPDWSMKYAPADQHMQRLLQEHGFERFDPYRFDHHLTERALQLLQGLPDPTDNGHERNASAPARGLQLGGVLPMQGFSASGPTRGNSGLALIMSMTALLVSLLVLAMELGWL
- a CDS encoding 3-hydroxyacyl-CoA dehydrogenase — encoded protein: MASFESIRKVGVIGAGTMGRGIVMNFINVGYPVVWLDVNAEMLEKGVEEIRNVYKRSVAQQRFDEAEAEARVARLSTTQNYADLADMDLVIEAVYENMDLKKKIFAELDAAVKPEAILASNTSYLDIDEIASATKRPAQVLGLHFFSPAHIMKLLEVVRGKATDPSVLEACLAVGQKIKKEAVLAGNCHGFIGNRMLEKYSRQSREVVLEGATPWQVDQALQGFGMAMGPYRMYDVVGVDLGWRSRQLAGIGRGEPIVWLDNKLCEMGRFGQKSGHGFYQYEPGSRQAIHDPETDLMAREVAEEAGYTPREVGDEEIVRRCILALVNEGARILDEGFAESAEDIDRVYLFGYGFPAERGGPMAYADSLGLDVVLKEIRELEAAQGEFWKPAAGLVKLAEQGGKFRKA
- a CDS encoding lysophospholipid acyltransferase family protein, translating into MLNLQPVSESATLLRRIGVVLGSVLVTAGYCVDVLARAAVGRLDRARVDRYTRSWAGWMLRLVRMRLSVVGQSPDFNDGRRYLVLCSHASHYDIPASFAALPGSIRMLAKSELYRIPLLGATMRAAEFPSINRHRHDRALADLAKARAMMESGIVLWAAPEGTRSRSGELLPFKKGCFHLALDTEAVIIPVAIRGIHQVLPAKTWRFNLGLPVSVHIGEPIDTTNYSRADIEQLMAQTRQRIEALLGPQVEPVGQRQAQPQPAQL